One window of Nymphaea colorata isolate Beijing-Zhang1983 chromosome 11, ASM883128v2, whole genome shotgun sequence genomic DNA carries:
- the LOC116263561 gene encoding UPF0481 protein At3g47200-like yields MAARSCATYGGRWVADIMHEYNEYVSLGSRGGGQSIKCIFKWPDDLVQLLGKGIHHEPQMVAIGPYHHGRKHLQPMEDHKKKALFRLLSLSHGLEVSNFVRALKQRELLLRDHYDMLNTTNWPSVSFIKVMLLDGCFLLDILYELDTLVEPPLDQSIRKQLLNTYGHAVLIRDILYLLENQISGLDLDVLIDVGLRKCFPDPSERPMFSEALHLLELGRRFLLGPKAFTDSKPCDSPSNVPEPVSRRCWPEKQASGQQVDRPRTGIMDLAIAILPKKEKFVQQDWGILTLPELLDETSEGMFTNMVAFERMYPCAGTGVTSFLSFMDALIDTAEDVSFLGNEGILKNNLNSDEAAAKIRIL; encoded by the exons ATGGCCGCACGATCTTGTGCAACTTATGGCGGCCGCTGGGTAGCTGACATCATGCATGAATACAACGAATACGTTTCTTTAGGATCTAGAGGTGGTGGGCAGTCGATCAAATGCATCTTCAAATGGCCGGACGATCTTGTGCAACTTCTGGGGAAAGGCATCCATCATGAGCCACAGATGGTAGCCATTGGGCCTTACCACCACGGCCGAAAGCACCTGCAGCCCATGGAGGATCACAAGAAGAAAGCACTCTTCAGGTTGCTCAGCTTGAGCCACGGACTTGAAGTATCTAACTTCGTGAGAGCCCTGAAACAACGGGAGCTCCTGCTCCGCGATCACTATGACATGCTGAACACAACAAACTGGCCATCAGTTTCTTTCATAAAGGTGATGCTTCTCGATGGCTGCTTCCTTCTTGACATCCTTTACGAATTAGACACATTGGTGGAACCGCCATTGGATCAGTCCATCCGCAAGCAGCTCCTTAACACTTATGGCCACGCTGTGCTCATTCGGGACATATTATATTTGCTGGAGAACCAAATTTCTGGCCTCGACTTGGATGTGTTGATTGATGTAGGACTCCGCAAATGTTTCCCAGACCCATCCGAGAGGCCGATGTTTTCTGAGGCTTTACATCTTCTAGAACTTGGGAGAAGGTTTTTGCTTGGTCCTAAGGCGTTTACTGACAGCAAGCCCTGCGATAGCCCCTCAAATGTTCCAG AACCAGTTTCCCGACGCTGTTGGCCAGAGAAGCAGGCTTCTGGCCAACAGGTTGATCGTCCGAGGACAGGCATCATGGATTTAGCAATTGCGATTCTacccaagaaagaaaagtttgttcAGCAGGA TTGGGGAATTCTCACCCTCCCTGAGCTACTGGACGAGACATCGGAAGGAATGTTCACGAACATGGTGGCCTTTGAGCGCATGTACCCATGTGCAGGCACTGGCGTCACGTCCTTCCTGTCCTTCATGGACGCTCTCATAGACACCGCTGAGGACGTGAGCTTCCTAGGCAATGAAGGGATCTTGAAGAACAACCTCAACAGCGACGAGGCGGCGGCCAAGATACGCATCCTCTAA